In Pelosinus sp. UFO1, one genomic interval encodes:
- a CDS encoding NAD(P)H-dependent glycerol-3-phosphate dehydrogenase, protein MKVTVLGCGRWGTFLAWYANRVGHQVMLWGRENSKNYLKLKESRANDYLTLPQDILLSNSLEAAVSFGEIIIISISAQELRSFAHEISLLQELGNKIFILCMKGIEANSGKRLSQVFSEEMGRSQNIAIWVGPGHVQDFVKEIPNCMVIGSDDIEVTKKIVEEFNSSLIRFYYGQDLIGNEIGAAAKNVIGLAAGMLDGLCYSSLKGALMSRGTREISRLVRAMGGNDTTIYGLSHLGDYEATLFSPHSNNRRFGQAFVSGEKFDKLAEGVSTLEAVRHLAQKYEVELPICDALYEIIFENADPKEKLLDLFLRPIKFEF, encoded by the coding sequence GTGAAGGTTACTGTATTAGGATGCGGCCGTTGGGGGACCTTTTTAGCTTGGTATGCGAATCGAGTTGGGCATCAGGTAATGTTATGGGGCAGAGAAAATTCCAAGAATTATTTAAAACTAAAAGAATCTAGAGCGAACGATTATCTAACATTACCACAAGATATTCTATTAAGTAATTCATTAGAAGCAGCAGTATCTTTTGGTGAGATCATTATTATTTCAATTAGCGCTCAGGAGTTACGCTCATTTGCACATGAGATAAGCTTACTGCAAGAGTTAGGTAATAAAATATTTATCTTATGTATGAAAGGCATCGAAGCCAACAGTGGCAAAAGATTATCGCAAGTATTTAGTGAGGAAATGGGAAGGAGCCAAAACATAGCAATTTGGGTAGGTCCAGGCCATGTACAGGATTTTGTTAAGGAAATACCTAATTGTATGGTAATCGGTTCTGATGACATTGAGGTAACAAAAAAAATAGTGGAAGAATTCAACAGTTCCTTAATACGGTTCTATTATGGTCAAGATCTAATTGGAAATGAGATTGGGGCTGCTGCGAAAAATGTGATAGGACTAGCGGCAGGAATGTTAGATGGGTTATGCTATAGCAGTTTGAAAGGTGCACTCATGTCACGAGGCACAAGAGAAATATCACGTCTTGTGAGAGCCATGGGCGGTAATGATACAACGATCTACGGATTAAGTCATTTGGGAGATTATGAGGCAACACTCTTTTCTCCGCATAGCAACAATCGAAGATTTGGGCAAGCCTTTGTAAGTGGTGAAAAATTTGATAAATTAGCGGAAGGTGTTTCTACACTAGAAGCAGTAAGGCATTTAGCACAGAAATATGAAGTAGAACTTCCGATTTGTGATGCTCTCTACGAAATTATTTTTGAGAATGCAGATCCAAAAGAAAAATTACTGGATTTGTTTTTGAGGCCGATTAAGTTTGAGTTTTAG
- a CDS encoding class I SAM-dependent methyltransferase: MTDPRIYWNKQYIASDNKRVTYDLWLDKYKHILNASKDTPIIDLGCGLGNDTMYLYERHYEIISCDYSEEALKKLELFIDDPVTKLFDMKDGLPFESESVKVIIADLSLHYFSWAETREIVNEIKRVLKEDGFLLLRVNSVKDTNYGAGKGITIEKNYYNIDGNLKRFFDKEQLEKLFVEWDVEYIKEYEMNRYTNSKMLWEMAVKKVND; encoded by the coding sequence ATGACTGACCCAAGGATATATTGGAATAAACAGTACATAGCCAGCGACAATAAAAGAGTTACATACGACCTATGGTTGGATAAATATAAACATATCTTAAATGCTTCAAAAGATACTCCAATAATTGATCTAGGCTGTGGGCTTGGAAATGATACAATGTACTTGTATGAACGCCATTACGAGATTATTTCCTGTGACTATTCGGAGGAAGCGTTAAAGAAGCTAGAACTTTTTATAGATGATCCGGTTACAAAACTTTTTGATATGAAGGATGGATTACCTTTTGAAAGTGAGAGTGTAAAAGTAATTATTGCAGATCTGTCATTGCATTATTTCTCCTGGGCTGAAACTAGAGAGATAGTGAATGAAATAAAAAGAGTTTTAAAAGAAGACGGCTTTTTATTATTAAGAGTTAACTCAGTTAAAGATACTAACTATGGAGCGGGTAAAGGCATTACAATAGAGAAGAATTACTATAATATAGACGGAAATCTAAAACGTTTTTTTGATAAGGAGCAATTAGAAAAACTTTTTGTAGAGTGGGATGTTGAATATATAAAAGAATATGAAATGAATCGATATACAAATAGTAAAATGCTTTGGGAGATGGCTGTGAAAAAGGTGAACGATTAA
- a CDS encoding branched-chain amino acid ABC transporter permease has protein sequence MDFLLNPYYLQIIMFIIINAILGISIYLTLSTGQLSLGNAGFMSIGAYVSALLTLKAGVPLYVAVPIGGAAACLMAAVIGIPTTRLRGIYLAIATLGFGEVVRVIILNLGITNGALGLSGIPSMSVMLSKGLASMGLAAGIGGISVRQLGSISVILILALILGFLVFFALRLSTSRLGRAFAAIKADEHAAEVSGIDTRYYKLLAFFMGAFVAGIAGGLAAHITFYIGPKDFAYHRAVEILLFAVLGGSDVVWGPLLGSVILTLLPEVLRFATEYREMIYGGILVIMMAFRPQGLISEDTLRFWQKKLTAKPLASKQEELPRRATK, from the coding sequence ATGGATTTTTTATTGAATCCCTATTATTTGCAAATCATAATGTTTATTATCATCAATGCGATTCTGGGCATTAGCATCTATCTGACCCTATCAACAGGGCAATTATCCTTAGGGAATGCTGGATTTATGAGTATTGGAGCCTATGTTTCGGCACTTCTGACCTTGAAGGCTGGCGTACCCCTTTATGTAGCTGTTCCAATCGGTGGTGCTGCTGCGTGCCTGATGGCAGCGGTGATTGGTATTCCTACCACCAGATTACGGGGCATCTATTTAGCAATTGCTACCCTTGGTTTTGGTGAAGTTGTGCGGGTAATCATTCTAAACCTTGGTATCACGAATGGTGCGTTAGGTCTTTCAGGTATTCCTTCGATGAGTGTCATGCTCAGTAAAGGACTCGCTTCTATGGGATTAGCAGCAGGGATTGGTGGAATCAGCGTACGGCAGTTAGGCAGCATTTCCGTCATTCTTATTCTTGCATTGATTTTAGGGTTCTTGGTCTTTTTTGCATTACGCTTAAGTACTTCTCGCCTCGGCAGAGCCTTTGCTGCGATTAAAGCAGATGAGCACGCTGCGGAAGTTTCAGGTATTGATACTCGCTACTATAAACTATTAGCATTTTTTATGGGTGCTTTTGTGGCTGGTATTGCTGGTGGTTTGGCCGCTCATATCACCTTTTATATTGGTCCAAAGGATTTTGCTTACCATCGAGCCGTAGAAATCTTGCTATTTGCTGTTCTTGGTGGTAGCGATGTGGTCTGGGGCCCCCTCTTAGGTTCAGTAATCCTCACATTATTGCCTGAAGTACTGCGCTTTGCTACGGAGTATCGGGAAATGATTTATGGCGGTATTTTGGTGATTATGATGGCTTTTCGCCCTCAAGGGCTTATTAGCGAAGATACTTTGCGCTTTTGGCAAAAAAAACTTACCGCAAAACCACTAGCTTCTAAGCAAGAGGAACTTCCGAGGAGGGCGACAAAATGA
- a CDS encoding branched-chain amino acid ABC transporter permease — MFWQQMVNGVTLGSTYALIALGYTLIFGVLNIVNMAHGEIFMFGAFIGLILATKFNIGIFGALLGAMVAGAGLGYLMERLALRPLRRRKVSELAPLISTIGVSIFLESLALRLFGPEAQSFPPVYSTQIFEIGGLKISAVQILILAISFGLMLVLRFWLSKTQLGKSIRATAENIETANLLGVDTQKIIVLTVMLASALGGGAGVLVGLAFNAIEPTMGITMGFKGLAVLILGGLGNITGAMVGGLLLGVAEVFSVAYGVSSYRDAVAFGLIIVLLFIRPQGLFGSQEQQGGR; from the coding sequence TTGTTTTGGCAGCAAATGGTTAACGGCGTCACGCTAGGCAGTACCTATGCTTTGATTGCTTTAGGATATACTTTGATCTTCGGTGTACTGAATATCGTTAATATGGCTCATGGTGAAATCTTTATGTTTGGGGCCTTTATTGGCTTGATTCTAGCTACAAAATTCAATATTGGTATTTTTGGTGCCTTATTAGGAGCCATGGTGGCTGGAGCTGGGCTGGGATACTTAATGGAGCGGCTGGCACTTAGGCCACTCCGGCGCCGCAAAGTGTCAGAACTGGCTCCACTAATTAGCACAATTGGGGTATCTATTTTCTTAGAGAGCTTGGCACTTCGCCTGTTTGGCCCTGAGGCCCAATCTTTTCCCCCAGTCTATTCCACCCAAATTTTTGAGATAGGCGGACTTAAAATCTCCGCAGTGCAAATACTAATTTTAGCCATTTCCTTTGGTTTGATGTTAGTACTACGTTTCTGGTTGTCAAAGACGCAACTAGGCAAGTCAATTCGCGCTACAGCGGAAAATATTGAAACGGCGAATCTGTTAGGTGTTGATACACAAAAAATCATTGTATTAACGGTGATGTTGGCATCCGCCTTGGGGGGCGGTGCAGGAGTTCTTGTCGGTTTGGCATTTAATGCGATCGAACCAACCATGGGAATCACAATGGGATTCAAGGGGCTGGCAGTATTGATTCTAGGAGGCTTAGGTAACATTACTGGAGCCATGGTTGGCGGATTACTACTCGGTGTGGCAGAAGTATTCAGCGTGGCTTATGGCGTCTCTTCTTATCGAGATGCAGTAGCCTTTGGATTAATTATTGTATTGCTATTTATACGTCCCCAAGGGCTTTTTGGCAGTCAAGAGCAGCAAGGAGGACGATAG
- a CDS encoding ABC transporter ATP-binding protein, which translates to MLKIVQLAAGYGNIKALKNIDLTVPAGSIVSLIGANGAGKTTAMKVIMGLIKPDSGRILFKGQHISGMATHKIVSTGLSLVPEGRNILTRMTVLENLEMGACQRRDNEVTDDMKRIFRRFPILEERKEQLGGTLSGGQQQMLAIGRALMARPELLLLDEPSMGLAPLVVADIFKVIQEINQEGTTILLVEQNVRQALKIAQYAYVLETGKMILHGPAKDIANNPRVMEAYLGGKKTG; encoded by the coding sequence ATGCTGAAAATTGTACAGCTTGCCGCTGGCTATGGAAATATTAAGGCGCTTAAAAACATTGACCTAACTGTTCCAGCAGGCTCTATCGTCTCCTTGATCGGTGCCAATGGCGCTGGGAAAACCACCGCGATGAAGGTTATTATGGGACTTATTAAACCAGATTCCGGCCGCATCTTGTTTAAAGGGCAACATATTAGTGGTATGGCAACTCATAAGATTGTTAGTACAGGACTTTCTCTTGTGCCTGAGGGACGCAATATATTAACGCGGATGACAGTACTGGAAAACTTAGAGATGGGAGCATGTCAACGTAGAGATAATGAAGTCACGGATGATATGAAGCGCATTTTTCGTCGATTTCCTATCTTGGAAGAACGCAAAGAACAACTGGGAGGAACCCTTTCTGGCGGGCAGCAGCAGATGCTTGCTATCGGCAGAGCCTTAATGGCAAGGCCTGAGCTACTCCTGCTTGATGAACCTTCTATGGGGCTGGCACCATTAGTGGTAGCCGATATCTTTAAGGTAATCCAGGAAATTAACCAAGAAGGAACGACCATCTTACTTGTTGAGCAAAATGTAAGGCAGGCTTTAAAGATCGCCCAATACGCCTATGTGCTAGAAACAGGGAAAATGATTCTTCATGGGCCAGCAAAGGATATAGCGAATAACCCTCGGGTAATGGAAGCCTATCTAGGTGGAAAGAAAACAGGCTAA
- a CDS encoding ABC transporter ATP-binding protein has translation MTLAVEQVTKQFGGLMALADVNFTVNPGEIVGVIGPNGAGKTTLFNLITGVLPPSSGKILYQNRPLVGLKPHKITELGIARTFQNIRLFGHLTALDNVLVGAHCRTRAGLWQGLWHTKAQQQEEKNTREKARELLHLVGIGKDETSLAAALPYGKQRRLEIARALASQPHLLLLDEPAAGMNESETDDLQVLIKKIQSLGTAIILIEHDMGLVMNICDKLVVLNFGKKIAEGIPQFVQDNPAVIEAYLGKEEE, from the coding sequence ATGACCTTAGCAGTTGAGCAAGTAACAAAACAATTCGGAGGTCTGATGGCCTTAGCAGATGTAAATTTCACCGTCAACCCAGGAGAAATTGTCGGAGTCATTGGGCCGAACGGTGCTGGCAAGACTACTTTATTCAATTTGATTACCGGTGTATTGCCACCCAGTTCCGGTAAGATACTTTATCAAAATCGTCCCTTGGTCGGTTTAAAGCCTCATAAAATTACGGAGCTCGGCATTGCTAGAACCTTTCAAAACATCCGGTTGTTCGGTCATCTCACGGCTTTAGATAATGTACTTGTAGGTGCACATTGCCGTACTAGAGCCGGTCTATGGCAAGGCTTGTGGCATACTAAGGCCCAGCAGCAAGAAGAAAAAAACACTCGCGAGAAAGCAAGAGAATTGCTACATTTGGTAGGGATCGGTAAAGATGAAACTTCCCTCGCAGCAGCCTTACCCTATGGCAAGCAACGCCGCTTGGAAATTGCCAGAGCCTTAGCATCTCAGCCCCACTTACTCCTCCTTGATGAACCAGCCGCTGGCATGAATGAGAGTGAGACGGATGATCTACAAGTGCTAATAAAGAAAATCCAGAGTCTGGGCACAGCCATTATCCTGATCGAACACGATATGGGCTTAGTAATGAACATTTGTGATAAATTGGTGGTACTTAACTTTGGCAAAAAAATTGCGGAAGGAATTCCCCAATTTGTGCAGGATAATCCGGCAGTAATAGAAGCCTATTTAGGCAAGGAGGAAGAGTAA
- a CDS encoding bifunctional UDP-sugar hydrolase/5'-nucleotidase has product MNRISFCRKWMMSTVLMFTMLLISGQAMAEGRGENQDVVQLQILSINDFHGALTESGKNPGAAKMAAYIEKARDQNPKGSIVVSAGDMFQGSPDSNLLYGKTVVDVMNYTHFDAMTLGNHEFDWGIDVLKQRIQQSAFPYICANVIDKRTGKPADFVKPYIVLERKGVKIGIIGIATPETAYKTNPKMIENYTFADPIATVNKLVPVLKKQGVQIIIALTHLGSEMDSQGNLHGDAVQLAQEVDGLDAVISGHSHQEVFGQVHSVPVVQAYYNGRAVGKIDITYNKRNRKVETAVASVTTLSSMDQLTDQQVKAMIEDSQKEIAPVKNIVVGHTLNALPHDRNEMAQTTLGQWVTDTLRQTAGADIAFQNTGGLRTGIMSGDITMGNLYEVMPFDNTLFTVEMTGAQVMQVLEYGIGNKKIGMLQYSGLKIAYETLSPAGVRIAAVMATDGTLLQSEKKYKVVINDFMAVGGDGFTMFREGTNLHDTGIPVRDIIAEALRKQQVIDFLPDDRWQAAPSSELQDAA; this is encoded by the coding sequence ATGAATCGTATATCTTTCTGCAGGAAATGGATGATGTCCACTGTTTTGATGTTCACTATGCTGCTCATTTCAGGGCAGGCGATGGCCGAGGGTAGGGGCGAGAATCAGGATGTCGTTCAATTACAAATTCTAAGTATCAATGACTTTCATGGTGCATTAACGGAAAGTGGTAAGAATCCGGGAGCGGCTAAAATGGCAGCTTATATTGAGAAAGCCAGGGATCAGAACCCGAAAGGAAGTATAGTCGTCAGTGCCGGAGACATGTTTCAAGGCAGCCCCGATTCCAACCTTCTGTATGGGAAAACAGTGGTTGATGTAATGAACTATACACACTTCGATGCTATGACCCTTGGGAATCATGAATTTGACTGGGGCATTGATGTGTTAAAACAGCGTATTCAGCAATCGGCTTTTCCGTATATTTGCGCCAATGTAATTGATAAGCGGACAGGGAAACCAGCTGATTTTGTAAAACCCTACATTGTGTTAGAACGTAAAGGAGTAAAAATCGGTATAATCGGTATCGCTACACCGGAAACGGCTTATAAAACCAATCCGAAAATGATAGAAAATTACACTTTTGCAGATCCTATCGCAACAGTCAACAAGTTAGTTCCCGTATTAAAAAAACAAGGTGTACAAATCATCATAGCGTTGACTCATCTTGGCAGCGAAATGGATAGTCAGGGAAATCTTCATGGAGACGCCGTTCAGCTGGCCCAGGAGGTAGATGGATTGGATGCCGTTATCTCAGGACATTCCCATCAGGAGGTATTTGGTCAGGTACATAGTGTGCCAGTGGTGCAAGCCTATTATAATGGTCGGGCAGTAGGAAAGATTGATATTACCTATAATAAGAGAAACAGAAAGGTTGAAACTGCGGTTGCCAGTGTTACAACCCTTTCTTCTATGGATCAGCTAACCGATCAACAAGTCAAAGCAATGATTGAGGATTCACAAAAGGAAATAGCACCCGTTAAAAATATTGTGGTAGGTCATACTCTCAATGCCTTGCCCCATGACCGCAATGAAATGGCCCAAACGACTTTAGGCCAGTGGGTAACGGATACGTTAAGACAGACGGCAGGCGCGGATATTGCTTTTCAAAATACGGGAGGACTGCGTACCGGGATTATGTCCGGAGACATTACCATGGGCAATCTTTATGAGGTTATGCCCTTTGACAATACTTTGTTCACGGTAGAGATGACCGGTGCACAGGTTATGCAAGTCCTTGAATATGGCATCGGCAATAAAAAAATAGGCATGCTACAGTATTCGGGTTTAAAAATAGCCTATGAAACGCTTTCTCCGGCAGGGGTACGTATTGCCGCTGTGATGGCAACAGACGGTACTTTGCTGCAATCAGAGAAAAAATACAAAGTTGTCATCAATGATTTCATGGCCGTTGGCGGTGATGGATTTACCATGTTCCGGGAAGGGACGAATCTGCATGATACGGGTATTCCTGTTAGGGATATTATCGCTGAAGCTTTACGCAAGCAGCAAGTCATTGACTTTTTGCCAGATGACCGGTGGCAGGCGGCACCTTCCAGTGAGCTTCAGGATGCAGCCTGA
- a CDS encoding MerR family transcriptional regulator: MKYKWTIGEMAKLFDVSTDTLRYYEKAGLLSSGRHRDNGYRYYSYDDLVVLLDILLFRNLEVAVKDIRSMVTTMDLGDIKQILIQNERLVEEKIEALIRQRTLLAQMTAQYELCEQHLGKFSIVPAPTFKCKFWSAQEEDLLTIIRQYKKPDRTWLNTIRYTLLLPLDELLNNRSFDLAQIGISFDEDTLSRLDVSEQQEFSALPAKDCLYTVLGTDYSSQENAVLVEALAWLKEQGRQVEGPLLGRYLASVHKDGLDYYEIWIVLHST, translated from the coding sequence ATGAAGTATAAATGGACGATTGGTGAAATGGCAAAACTGTTCGATGTGTCAACCGATACGTTGCGCTATTATGAGAAGGCCGGATTACTTTCGTCGGGCAGACACCGCGATAATGGGTACCGGTATTATTCCTATGATGACCTTGTAGTTCTTTTGGATATTTTACTTTTCCGTAATCTAGAGGTAGCCGTTAAAGATATTCGATCGATGGTAACAACGATGGATCTTGGAGATATTAAACAGATACTGATACAAAATGAGAGACTTGTTGAGGAGAAAATTGAAGCTTTAATTAGGCAAAGGACACTGCTCGCGCAAATGACTGCCCAATATGAACTATGTGAACAGCATCTCGGCAAGTTTTCGATTGTTCCGGCGCCCACATTTAAATGCAAATTTTGGAGCGCACAGGAGGAGGATCTGCTTACGATTATTCGTCAATATAAGAAGCCGGATCGGACTTGGCTGAATACGATTCGCTATACTTTGCTGCTGCCGCTGGACGAACTGCTCAATAATCGGAGTTTTGATTTGGCGCAAATTGGCATCAGCTTTGATGAAGATACGCTGAGCAGACTTGATGTTTCTGAGCAACAAGAGTTCTCTGCTTTGCCGGCAAAGGATTGCCTGTATACGGTATTGGGTACAGATTATTCCAGTCAAGAAAATGCGGTGCTGGTTGAAGCACTGGCTTGGCTGAAAGAGCAGGGCAGGCAAGTTGAGGGGCCTTTGCTTGGACGATACCTGGCAAGTGTTCATAAAGACGGTCTTGATTACTACGAAATTTGGATTGTATTACATTCTACTTGA
- a CDS encoding ABC transporter substrate-binding protein, whose amino-acid sequence MIGKKQMLKKNWIVSFLVLSLMILIGGCSSSEKPATQDQTSAKGTAKLGVVSYLTGAGAAYGESIRQGLELSRDEINANGKVKLELIFEDSKGEKNEAINAVNKLIHKDNVLGIIGPTLSGEMFAVGPIVNQEGIPIMGTSLTVEGITEIGDYVFRNSLPEFAAIPQSVKKAKEKYNLKKVAVMYSDNNDLGVAGFKIFEKALKENGIEMIAVETFQDKNTDFSAQLTKIATLNPDAVVVAGLYQEGALILKKAREIGITVPIIGNNGFNSPQLIKSAGSAANGAVVASPWFPGKDDAKVKNFIAAYKAKYNKEPDQFAAQAYDALQIMAIAIEKSGSVTDSKKLRDTLATIKDYSGVTGKFSFDEKRNPAMDVTVLVVKDGQFTELK is encoded by the coding sequence ATGATAGGGAAAAAACAAATGTTGAAAAAGAATTGGATCGTGAGCTTTCTAGTACTTTCATTGATGATTCTAATTGGAGGCTGTAGTAGCAGTGAAAAGCCAGCTACCCAAGATCAGACCTCTGCTAAAGGGACCGCGAAGTTAGGAGTTGTTTCTTACCTTACAGGAGCTGGCGCGGCATATGGTGAATCCATTCGTCAAGGTTTAGAGTTATCGAGAGATGAGATCAACGCCAATGGAAAAGTGAAACTAGAACTTATTTTTGAAGATTCTAAGGGCGAGAAAAATGAAGCAATTAATGCAGTAAATAAGCTGATTCATAAAGACAATGTATTAGGAATTATTGGCCCAACACTTAGCGGTGAAATGTTTGCCGTTGGCCCCATTGTCAATCAAGAAGGCATACCTATCATGGGAACCTCTTTGACGGTAGAAGGAATTACTGAAATTGGTGATTATGTTTTCCGTAATTCTTTGCCGGAGTTCGCGGCTATACCTCAATCGGTAAAAAAGGCCAAAGAAAAATATAATTTGAAAAAAGTAGCTGTGATGTATTCCGATAATAACGATTTAGGGGTTGCAGGTTTTAAGATTTTTGAAAAAGCATTGAAGGAAAATGGAATTGAAATGATTGCCGTAGAGACTTTTCAAGATAAAAATACGGACTTCTCTGCTCAGTTGACCAAAATAGCTACCCTTAATCCTGATGCCGTGGTAGTCGCTGGACTGTATCAAGAAGGAGCACTGATTCTAAAAAAAGCACGGGAAATTGGGATCACAGTTCCCATTATCGGCAACAATGGGTTTAATTCACCTCAGCTTATCAAATCCGCTGGCAGTGCAGCAAATGGTGCTGTTGTAGCTAGCCCTTGGTTCCCAGGAAAAGATGATGCAAAGGTTAAGAATTTCATTGCGGCTTATAAAGCGAAATATAATAAAGAGCCTGACCAATTTGCCGCACAGGCATATGATGCATTGCAAATCATGGCAATCGCAATTGAAAAATCAGGATCTGTAACTGACTCCAAAAAATTACGAGATACATTAGCTACGATAAAAGATTATTCTGGTGTGACGGGTAAATTTTCATTTGATGAAAAACGTAATCCAGCCATGGATGTTACTGTACTCGTCGTAAAAGATGGTCAGTTCACGGAATTAAAATAA
- a CDS encoding C39 family peptidase produces the protein MKIRLYLLLTYIFLGISFGAANMVFAENSVIPYPSGYDLTSEGASSYSGVGNVKDSPYYKVVDFYNMKSTDTLTILPNYKTYQQTTEITCGPAAALTVLYYSGDTKWDELKIAKIMGTKKAIGTDTSGMVTFFKSIGWDVKSSLTTAKKDGTTFSSVTDFKEFVTSNLKNNTPIMVENIDWGGHWRVIIGYDTMGTETVADDVLILADSYDTADHFQDGYVVNPVEKFYYMWFDAHMLPKGQKTQQWLTVKAPQS, from the coding sequence GTGAAGATACGATTGTATTTACTACTTACTTACATTTTTTTAGGAATTAGTTTTGGTGCGGCGAATATGGTTTTTGCAGAAAATAGTGTTATTCCTTATCCTTCCGGCTATGATCTTACTAGTGAAGGTGCATCTTCCTATAGCGGTGTGGGTAATGTTAAAGACTCTCCCTATTACAAAGTTGTCGATTTTTACAATATGAAATCAACGGATACGTTAACAATCCTACCAAATTATAAAACCTATCAGCAAACAACAGAAATCACTTGCGGTCCCGCAGCTGCTTTAACTGTGCTGTATTATTCAGGGGACACAAAATGGGATGAACTTAAGATCGCCAAAATAATGGGCACAAAAAAGGCAATCGGTACGGATACGAGTGGGATGGTTACATTCTTCAAGTCTATTGGTTGGGATGTTAAATCCAGTCTAACTACAGCTAAGAAAGATGGCACGACTTTTTCAAGCGTTACCGATTTTAAAGAATTTGTAACCTCGAACTTAAAAAATAATACTCCTATAATGGTGGAAAATATTGATTGGGGTGGACATTGGAGAGTTATTATCGGCTATGATACTATGGGAACAGAGACAGTAGCAGATGATGTCCTTATCTTAGCAGACTCTTATGATACTGCAGATCACTTCCAGGACGGCTACGTTGTTAATCCAGTAGAAAAATTCTACTACATGTGGTTTGACGCCCATATGCTGCCAAAAGGTCAAAAAACACAACAGTGGTTAACAGTCAAAGCTCCTCAATCCTAA
- a CDS encoding branched-chain amino acid transaminase yields MDTMYVFYEGKIIPENEVNISVRCKGFNYGLGCFEGIRAYWDETEKQLHVFRLREHYERLLQSCKTLFINIPYTVDELCQATLELLKKNNFQTTTYIRPLAFKGSNHIAPTLLDDDNRLIIYCQPMGNFAGKDELRAAFTTWERLGDNMIPPRSKPTAAYLNSALASIEVVSKGYDEALFLTRNGHVCEGPGENVFMVRNGKIITPPPADNILEGITRDTVMLLARQELGIEVVERSITRTELYGADEVFFSGTAMEVVSVVELDDRKIGNGHKGPICEKLKELFFKTTIAKIEKYADFCTPVYPMTKPL; encoded by the coding sequence ATGGATACTATGTATGTTTTTTATGAAGGAAAGATTATTCCGGAGAATGAGGTAAATATCAGTGTGCGATGTAAAGGGTTTAATTACGGTCTTGGCTGCTTTGAAGGAATAAGAGCTTACTGGGATGAGACGGAAAAACAATTGCATGTATTTCGCTTGCGGGAACATTATGAACGCCTTTTGCAGTCTTGTAAAACCTTATTTATCAATATTCCTTATACTGTCGATGAATTATGTCAGGCTACTCTTGAATTACTTAAGAAAAATAACTTTCAGACCACCACTTATATTCGGCCTCTTGCCTTTAAGGGCTCAAACCATATTGCACCTACTCTATTAGATGATGACAATCGGCTTATCATCTACTGTCAGCCTATGGGGAATTTTGCTGGCAAAGATGAACTTCGCGCTGCCTTTACTACGTGGGAACGTTTAGGAGACAATATGATACCACCCCGTTCCAAACCAACAGCTGCTTATCTCAATTCTGCATTAGCCTCTATAGAAGTTGTAAGCAAAGGGTATGATGAGGCCTTATTTCTAACACGAAATGGGCATGTTTGCGAAGGCCCAGGAGAAAATGTATTCATGGTACGTAATGGAAAGATAATTACGCCACCACCTGCTGACAACATTCTTGAAGGCATTACTAGAGACACGGTTATGCTATTAGCCCGCCAGGAGTTAGGAATAGAAGTTGTCGAGCGCAGCATTACCAGAACAGAGTTATATGGGGCAGATGAAGTCTTCTTTAGTGGCACTGCGATGGAGGTTGTCTCTGTTGTTGAATTGGATGATCGGAAAATTGGTAATGGTCATAAAGGACCTATCTGCGAAAAACTGAAAGAATTATTCTTTAAAACTACCATTGCTAAGATAGAAAAATATGCGGATTTCTGCACACCCGTTTATCCGATGACTAAACCGCTCTAA